In Cyprinus carpio isolate SPL01 unplaced genomic scaffold, ASM1834038v1 S000000001, whole genome shotgun sequence, one genomic interval encodes:
- the LOC122142532 gene encoding uncharacterized protein LOC122142532: MGIDVPTVSAEPVPKTASLDTPKGAPKTAPKPSFLTACQSHPPFGFSKLCKPWEKELNPIQDKLATPHSVHVTHCVIAQCNHDILSYVLDTRRPGAEIIIKEGPTCLTREEFWSLGLPRDMDSQIGNACFKLIHEAAQPHGKDIYIEDMYVIPTWKCTPKNMAVNFPEDVDMKDLLVFPAWTNSNGPEHFVLCVRDWYCYKILDSTCSGNC; encoded by the exons TTTCAGCAGAGCCAGTGCCCAAGACAGCATCCCTTGACACTCCCAAGGGAGCTCCCAAGACTGCGCCCAAGCCCTCGTTCCTCACTGCGTGCCAAAGCCACCCACCTTTCGGCTTCTCAAAACTGTGTAAGCCCTGGGAAAAAGAATTGAATCCTATCCAGGACAAACTG GCCACACCGCACAGTGTGCATGTCACCCACTGTGTAATTGCACAGTGTAACCATGATATA CTCAGCTATGTTCTGGACACGAGACGGCCTGGAgcagaaattattataaaagaaGGGCCCACATGTCTCACCCGTGAAGAGTTTTGGAGCCTAGGGTTACCAAGAGACATGGATTCCCAG ATTGGGAATGCCtgcttcaaactgattcatgaaGCAGCTCAGCCACAT GGAAAAGACATATATATAGAGGACATGTACGTAATTCCTACATGGAAGTGTACACCAAAAAACATGGCTGTCAACTTTCCA GAGGATGTTGACATGAAAGACTTGTTGGTGTTTCCAGCATGGACCAACTCAAATGGGCCAGAACACTTCGTTCTCTGTGTAAGGGATTGGTACTGTTACAAGATTCTAGATAGTACATGTAGTGGTaattgttaa